CTTTACGCTCGGCGTGGGCCTGCGCTGCTTCGCGCACCCAGGCACCGTCTTCATGAGCTTTGACGTGCTGGCGGATCCGGTCTCGATTGCAGATCCCGTTGCCTTTCACCACCCGCCAAAATTCGTCCCAGTCCAGTTCACCGAATTGATAGTGTCCGGCGTCCGCATCCCACCGGAGCTCCGGATCGGGAATGGTCAAGCCAAGGTAGTCGGCCTGCGGCGTGGTCTGGTCCACGAAACGCTGGCGCAGCTCATCGTTGGTCTGGCGCTTGATTTTCCACGCCATGGACTGTTCCGTATTGGCCGACTCGGAATCCGGCGGACCAAACATCATCAGCGACGGCCACCACCACCGGTTGAGCGCATCCTGCGCCATCGCCTTCTGCTCTTCGTTTCCTTGAGCGAGGGTCAGCATGATTTCGAAACCCTGGCGTTGGTGGAAGCTCTCTTCTTTACAGATACGCACCATGCCGCGGGAGTAAGGCCCGTAGGAGCAGCGGCACAGCATGACCTGGTTCATGATCGCCGCGCCGTCGACCAGCCAGCCGATGGCACCGATATCCGCCCAGGACAGCGTCGGGTAATTAAAGATACTGGAGTACTTGGCTTTGCCGCTCTGCAGGTCAGCGATCATCTGGTCGCGACTCATGCCGAGGGTTTCAGCGGCGCTGTAAAGATAAAGACCGTGCCCCGCCTCGTCCTGCACCTTGGCCATCAGTACCGCCTTGCGGCGCAGGCTGGGTGCACGGGTGATCCAGTTGCCTTCAGGCTGCATGCCGATCACCTCTGAGTGAGCGTGCTGGCTGATCTGCCGGATCAGGGTTTTCCGGTAGGCCGCTGGCATCCAGTCTTTGGGTTCAATTTTGGCGTCTTCCGCGATGCGCGCGTCAAATTCCGCCGTCAGGTGTTCGATGGACGAGTTGTGGGTCTTCATAGCAATCACACGTTGAACGAACCACTAATATGATACAAAAAATTCCAAAAATCAAAACTTTCTGTATCATATTGCTTTTCTCGTGGCCAAACCTCCGATTTACAGGAAAAAACGATGCCCGTTTATCGATTTAACGGCTTAACGCCGGTGGTTCACCCCAGGGCGTTTGTTCATCCCACCGCGGTGCTGATCGGCGACGTGCTCGTGGATGAAGACGTTTACGTTGGCCCTTGTGCCAGCCTTCGCGGCGACTTTGGCCGCGTCATTCTCGGTCCGGGTTGCAACGTGCAGGACACCTGCGTGATGCACGCTTTTCCCGAGCAGGATGTGGTCATCAAGCGCAACGGTCACATCGGGCACGGAGCGGTCCTGCACGGGTGTACCGTGGGCGAGGATGCGCTGGTTGGCATGAACGCCGTTGTGATGGACGAAGCGGTAATCGGCGCCGGTGCGTTTGTAGCGGCGTGCGCGTTTGTTCCCGCCAAATTCCACCTGCCCGACGGACATCTGGCGGTCGGCACGCCAGCTCGCGTCGTGCGCGAGTTGAGTTCGAAGGAACGCGCCTGGAAAACCGCGGGCACCGTCGAGTATCAAGGCCTGGCAAAACTGTCTTTGACCGATCTGCAGGAGGTTGCGCCGTTGGCGGAAGCTGAACCGGACCGACCCCGCATGGATATTTCCCGCTACCAGTTCAAACCCTCTTAAGGAGAGCGACCCATGAAGCTAGCAAGTTACGTGACCGGCGGCTGGCACCGCAGTGATGATGACGGCGTCACCGTCCGCAACGCCGTAACCGGTGAGCCGGTCGCTGAGGTCTCTTCAAGCGGCATCGATTTTGCGGAAGTTGCGCGCTACGGCCGTGATGTCGGCGGCGCAAACCTGCGTGCGATGACTTTTCACGATCGCGCCTT
The Pseudomonadota bacterium DNA segment above includes these coding regions:
- the paaA gene encoding 1,2-phenylacetyl-CoA epoxidase subunit PaaA; its protein translation is MKTHNSSIEHLTAEFDARIAEDAKIEPKDWMPAAYRKTLIRQISQHAHSEVIGMQPEGNWITRAPSLRRKAVLMAKVQDEAGHGLYLYSAAETLGMSRDQMIADLQSGKAKYSSIFNYPTLSWADIGAIGWLVDGAAIMNQVMLCRCSYGPYSRGMVRICKEESFHQRQGFEIMLTLAQGNEEQKAMAQDALNRWWWPSLMMFGPPDSESANTEQSMAWKIKRQTNDELRQRFVDQTTPQADYLGLTIPDPELRWDADAGHYQFGELDWDEFWRVVKGNGICNRDRIRQHVKAHEDGAWVREAAQAHAERKAAATEAA
- a CDS encoding phenylacetic acid degradation protein PaaY, with the protein product MPVYRFNGLTPVVHPRAFVHPTAVLIGDVLVDEDVYVGPCASLRGDFGRVILGPGCNVQDTCVMHAFPEQDVVIKRNGHIGHGAVLHGCTVGEDALVGMNAVVMDEAVIGAGAFVAACAFVPAKFHLPDGHLAVGTPARVVRELSSKERAWKTAGTVEYQGLAKLSLTDLQEVAPLAEAEPDRPRMDISRYQFKPS